A window of Mucilaginibacter sp. PAMC 26640 contains these coding sequences:
- a CDS encoding ATP-dependent DNA ligase (catalyzes the ATP-dependent formation of a phosphodiester at the site of a single strand break in duplex DNA): protein MKAFAQLFLSLDETNKTNEKVKVLKDYFTNVPDTDKMHMLALFSGRKPKRQINSTLVRTWAMEVSNIPVWLFEESYHVVGDLAETMSLLMPESQNSSSKTLTEWIAEINALADKTEVEKKLWLMDSWAMLDSQERFVFNKLLTGSFRVGVSQSLVIKALADVTGIDAPALTHRIMGSWMPENYTYEQLVQEQTASDNISRPYPFFLAYPIQETSEKRKSAEEVGTALGGANEWQAEWKWDGIRAQMIKRDGQIFIWSRGEDLATEKFPELHPFLNALPDGTVLDGEILSFQDGLPMSFSVLQTRIGRKNLSKKILTDSPVATIVYDCLEFNGEDIRYKTQSERREILEALQSETPFPEVFRISSLIKFNSWDELETTREQSRAMIAEGVMLKRKSATYQVGRRRGDWWKWKIDPLSVDAVMIYAQKGHGRRADLYTDYTFAVWDGDKLVPFAKAYSGLTDAEINKVDYFVKRNTLEKFGPVRTVKPELVFEIGFEGINKSSRHKSGIALRFPRILRWRHDKPKEEADTLDSLKALLNE from the coding sequence ATGAAAGCATTTGCCCAACTCTTCCTGTCACTAGATGAAACCAACAAAACCAACGAAAAGGTTAAGGTGCTGAAGGATTATTTTACCAATGTGCCCGATACCGATAAAATGCATATGCTGGCCCTGTTCTCGGGCCGCAAACCCAAAAGGCAGATCAATTCTACGCTGGTGCGTACCTGGGCCATGGAGGTATCCAACATCCCGGTGTGGTTGTTTGAAGAAAGCTACCATGTGGTGGGCGATTTGGCCGAAACCATGTCACTGCTGATGCCTGAGAGTCAAAATAGCAGCAGCAAAACGCTAACCGAATGGATAGCGGAAATAAATGCGCTGGCAGATAAGACCGAAGTGGAGAAGAAGCTTTGGCTAATGGATTCCTGGGCTATGCTGGATAGTCAGGAGCGTTTTGTGTTCAACAAACTCCTCACCGGAAGTTTCCGGGTGGGTGTATCGCAAAGCCTGGTGATTAAAGCGCTGGCTGATGTGACGGGAATAGACGCTCCCGCATTAACCCACCGTATTATGGGCAGCTGGATGCCGGAGAACTATACCTATGAGCAACTGGTGCAGGAGCAAACGGCATCGGACAATATCTCTCGCCCCTATCCCTTCTTTTTGGCTTATCCTATCCAGGAAACTTCAGAAAAAAGGAAATCTGCTGAAGAGGTAGGCACCGCGTTAGGCGGAGCTAATGAATGGCAGGCCGAGTGGAAATGGGATGGCATCCGCGCGCAAATGATTAAACGCGACGGGCAGATTTTTATATGGAGCCGCGGTGAGGACCTGGCAACTGAAAAATTTCCGGAACTGCACCCATTTTTAAATGCGCTTCCGGATGGTACGGTGCTGGATGGTGAGATCCTGAGTTTTCAGGATGGGTTACCCATGTCGTTCAGTGTGTTGCAAACGCGTATCGGCCGTAAAAATCTAAGCAAAAAGATCCTTACCGATAGCCCGGTTGCTACCATAGTTTATGATTGCCTGGAATTTAACGGCGAGGATATCCGTTACAAAACCCAATCAGAACGGAGGGAGATACTGGAAGCACTTCAGAGTGAAACACCATTTCCGGAGGTTTTTCGCATCTCGTCGCTTATAAAATTTAATAGTTGGGACGAGTTGGAAACAACCCGGGAACAATCCCGCGCCATGATTGCCGAAGGCGTTATGCTGAAACGCAAGAGTGCCACCTACCAGGTTGGCCGCCGCCGGGGAGACTGGTGGAAATGGAAGATAGACCCGCTTTCGGTAGATGCGGTAATGATCTATGCGCAAAAGGGCCACGGCCGCCGGGCAGACCTATACACCGATTACACCTTTGCCGTTTGGGATGGCGATAAGCTGGTGCCCTTTGCCAAAGCTTACAGCGGCCTCACCGACGCCGAAATTAACAAAGTAGATTATTTTGTAAAACGAAATACGCTGGAAAAATTCGGGCCGGTACGCACCGTAAAACCCGAGTTGGTGTTTGAGATAGGCTTTGAAGGAATCAATAAGTCAAGCCGCCATAAATCGGGTATAGCGTTGCGTTTTCCGCGGATCTTACGCTGGCGGCACGATAAACCCAAAG
- a CDS encoding DNA ligase-associated DEXH box helicase gives MAKPLLEFTDRGIYCEKGKFYIDPWKPVDDAVITHAHADHAYFGHNNYLAHHLSREVMLYRLGDINLRTIEYGETVNKHGVLISMYPAGHVIGSAQIRVEYKGEVWVVSGDYKVEDDGISTPFEPVKCHHFISECTFGMPVYTWKPQSEMFTDVNNWWRTNQQNGVATIIVGYSLGKAQRILQNLELDNGKVYTHGVIENTNEALRRNGVILNPTERITLDSPKEEVRKGIIIAPPSSVGTPWMRKFAPYSFGYCSGWMAIRGAKRRRAADRGFVMSDHADWPGLISAIDATQCESVYLTHGYTASFSRYLSEIGFDAREVHTLYGGEEEDAPVTEGEEKKETTKTGDAEEEVTL, from the coding sequence ATGGCCAAACCGTTGCTCGAATTTACAGACAGGGGAATTTATTGCGAAAAAGGTAAATTCTATATCGACCCGTGGAAACCGGTGGACGATGCAGTGATTACCCACGCACATGCAGATCATGCCTATTTCGGGCATAACAACTACCTGGCTCATCACCTTTCACGCGAAGTAATGTTGTACCGCCTTGGCGATATTAACCTGCGCACTATTGAGTATGGCGAAACCGTAAACAAACACGGTGTGCTGATCTCCATGTACCCGGCCGGCCATGTTATTGGCTCAGCGCAGATCAGGGTAGAATACAAAGGCGAGGTTTGGGTAGTTTCCGGAGATTATAAGGTAGAGGATGACGGCATATCAACCCCCTTTGAGCCGGTAAAATGCCACCATTTTATATCTGAATGTACCTTTGGTATGCCCGTTTATACGTGGAAACCACAAAGTGAGATGTTTACAGATGTAAACAACTGGTGGCGCACCAATCAACAAAACGGCGTGGCGACTATCATTGTAGGTTATTCATTGGGTAAGGCGCAACGCATACTGCAAAACCTGGAGCTGGATAACGGCAAAGTGTATACCCATGGGGTGATAGAGAACACCAATGAAGCCCTCCGCCGCAACGGGGTTATTCTGAATCCTACAGAACGTATCACGCTCGACTCCCCGAAAGAGGAAGTGCGCAAGGGCATCATCATTGCACCTCCTTCATCGGTAGGTACACCCTGGATGCGCAAGTTTGCGCCTTACAGTTTTGGTTATTGCAGTGGCTGGATGGCTATCCGTGGGGCAAAGCGCAGAAGGGCTGCCGACCGTGGCTTCGTCATGTCTGACCATGCCGACTGGCCCGGTCTCATTAGCGCCATTGATGCTACCCAGTGCGAAAGCGTTTACCTTACCCATGGCTATACAGCCTCATTTAGCCGTTACTTATCCGAAATTGGTTTCGATGCCCGCGAAGTTCATACCCTGTATGGCGGTGAGGAGGAAGATGCGCCTGTAACCGAAGGAGAAGAAAAGAAAGAAACGACAAAAACCGGAGATGCGGAAGAGGAGGTTACGCTATGA
- a CDS encoding peptidase M28, whose amino-acid sequence MKYIAFLSLSFFALTVSAQTIVKQDAAIKQMADEVSNRNIEAIVRKLVSFKTRHTLSDTLSKTEGIGAARNWIKGEYTKYAAASNGRMTVQFDVFVQPQGRRLSKPTTMKNVLAILKGTDTADHRVYIVSGHYDSRATKAMDSTSFAPGAVDDASGTAVSMELARVMARRSFPATIIFMAVVGEEQGLYGSTNVAKRAKAEAWQVDAMLNNDIVGNTLGMETGLKDNRSIRVFSDGVPNAATEKDIAALKSLGGENDGQSRQLARYAKEIGERYVDQLDVKLIYRTDRYLRGGDHLPFLEQGFAAVRFTEMNENFDRQHQDVRKENGVDYGDMPDFADYDYIQKIARMNLSILANLATAPGQPRNVGVITSDLTNKTKLKWEAPKGKVPAGYYILMRETISPYWEKKFYITGTDATIGYSKDNYLFAVQSVDAAGHESLPVLPKPVR is encoded by the coding sequence ATGAAATACATCGCTTTTCTTTCCTTGTCATTCTTCGCGTTAACCGTTTCGGCCCAAACCATCGTCAAACAAGATGCTGCCATTAAGCAAATGGCAGATGAGGTATCTAATAGAAATATTGAGGCCATTGTACGTAAACTGGTCAGCTTTAAAACAAGGCATACATTGAGTGATACCCTTAGCAAAACCGAAGGTATTGGTGCTGCCCGCAACTGGATTAAAGGCGAATACACAAAATATGCGGCAGCCAGTAACGGCCGAATGACGGTGCAATTTGATGTATTTGTGCAACCCCAGGGCCGCCGCTTAAGCAAGCCAACTACCATGAAAAATGTATTGGCGATATTAAAAGGGACCGATACGGCCGACCATCGCGTTTACATTGTTTCCGGTCATTATGATTCCCGGGCTACCAAAGCAATGGATTCTACCTCCTTTGCGCCGGGTGCCGTGGATGATGCCTCCGGTACAGCTGTATCTATGGAACTGGCGAGGGTGATGGCCAGGAGATCTTTCCCGGCTACCATTATTTTTATGGCAGTTGTGGGGGAGGAGCAGGGGTTGTACGGCTCCACCAACGTTGCTAAACGCGCAAAGGCAGAAGCCTGGCAGGTTGATGCGATGCTGAATAACGATATCGTAGGCAACACATTAGGCATGGAAACCGGTTTGAAAGATAACCGCAGCATCCGGGTGTTTAGCGATGGCGTGCCGAATGCCGCAACGGAAAAAGATATCGCCGCATTGAAATCATTAGGTGGAGAAAACGACGGGCAATCGCGGCAGCTAGCACGGTATGCCAAAGAAATAGGTGAGCGCTACGTTGATCAACTTGATGTAAAACTCATCTACCGCACAGATCGCTACCTGCGCGGCGGTGATCACCTGCCTTTTCTAGAACAGGGTTTTGCGGCTGTACGCTTCACCGAGATGAATGAAAACTTCGATCGCCAGCACCAGGACGTGCGCAAAGAGAATGGCGTTGACTATGGCGACATGCCCGATTTTGCGGATTACGATTACATTCAGAAAATAGCACGGATGAATCTCTCTATCCTGGCCAACCTGGCTACTGCCCCCGGTCAGCCTCGAAACGTGGGCGTTATCACCAGCGATTTGACGAACAAAACCAAATTGAAGTGGGAAGCACCCAAAGGGAAAGTCCCGGCAGGTTATTACATCCTGATGCGTGAAACCATCAGCCCTTATTGGGAAAAGAAATTTTATATAACGGGCACAGATGCAACCATTGGCTATTCAAAGGATAATTACCTGTTCGCCGTGCAGTCGGTAGATGCCGCCGGGCACGAAAGTTTACCGGTACTACCTAAACCGGTGAGGTGA
- a CDS encoding DNA helicase UvrD, with the protein MQPTLNKYNLKFREALAGLNPEQLAAVNKMDGPVLVVAGPGTGKTQILAARIGKILTDTDAQPSEILCLTYTDAGAVAMRKRLFEFIGPDAYRINIYTFHAFCNEIIQENLDYFGKLNLESLSDLESAMLFRELVDEFGKDHLLKRFTGDIYYDAPRLKSLFSTMKRENWTKDMIVQAVQEYLDDLPNREEFVYKRANAKAGIKIGDPKQKDIDKAKDTMAKLLAAVGEYDNYTGKMKAKSFYDYDDMIIWVLKAFRENDEILRKYQERYQYILVDEFQDTSGSQNELLKFLLNYWETPNVFVVGDDDQSIFKFQGANMKNILDFAGDYVDTLHTVVLKHNYRSNQHILDISGALINNNRERLTSQLKLDKNLKASHPRFDKLVIEPTIQEYENPAQELVNVALQIKQLVADGTQPGEIAVIYRNHSQVEELLTYLEAQKIAVNTKRKIDILTVPFGEKIVNILRYLAMELDSPYSGDELLFEILHYDLFNIAPIEIAKASIAVAKENFATAANNQPKTSLRRHLHETKLVAQTDLFNKQPNIEMKYLINDIDELLKSAVSVTVQQFFQDVVTKMGILKYIMHQQDKGTHMQILTSFFDFLKDESRKNPEIKLADLITTIELMKKNNIRLELNKVIFSDNGINFLTAHGSKGLEFEHVFFIGCDKKTWDGKGRNYGFSYPDTLTNSAGDDIAQKEEARRLFYVAITRAKQCLNISFAGKDAKGKEQEPSQFIGEILADTHLQLKFPKVNDADMFGFFATQFSEAEKPVVELLDTNYINQLLQNYTLSVTHLSNYLDCPLRFYFQSLIRVPSGKSPSATFGQAVHWALNKAYRKLPEYGNEFMPTEDFVKEFRWYMYRNRDSFTKTDFKLRIDYGDKILPPYYELNVPLWNKVAQTERSIKNIEVQGVPIKGNLDKIEFNGKDVTIVDYKTGKYRNAKDKFQRPTNDEPHGGDYWRQAVFYKILIDNDRTNDWQVVNTVFDFVEPVSEEYFKEKVVISPQDIEEVTGQITSVYQKILNHEFNEGCGKKDCDWCHFVKSNFKQSGNILETVEGEEETD; encoded by the coding sequence ATGCAACCAACCCTCAATAAATATAACCTCAAATTCCGCGAAGCACTTGCCGGCTTAAACCCCGAACAGTTGGCTGCGGTAAATAAAATGGATGGCCCGGTGCTGGTAGTAGCTGGCCCGGGCACGGGTAAAACGCAGATCCTGGCGGCCCGTATCGGGAAGATCCTGACGGATACCGATGCCCAGCCTAGCGAGATCCTTTGTTTAACTTACACCGATGCCGGTGCAGTGGCCATGCGCAAACGCCTGTTTGAATTTATAGGCCCCGATGCTTACCGCATCAACATCTATACCTTTCACGCTTTTTGTAATGAGATCATCCAGGAGAACCTCGACTATTTCGGCAAGCTGAACCTGGAGTCGCTGTCTGATCTGGAATCGGCTATGCTGTTCCGCGAATTAGTGGATGAATTTGGCAAAGACCATTTGCTGAAGCGGTTTACCGGCGACATTTATTACGATGCTCCGCGCTTAAAAAGCCTGTTCTCTACCATGAAAAGGGAGAACTGGACAAAAGATATGATTGTACAAGCCGTGCAGGAATACCTGGACGACCTGCCCAACCGGGAGGAGTTTGTTTACAAAAGAGCCAATGCCAAGGCAGGCATTAAAATAGGAGACCCCAAGCAAAAAGATATTGATAAGGCCAAAGATACCATGGCCAAGCTATTGGCTGCCGTTGGCGAGTACGATAACTACACGGGTAAAATGAAAGCCAAAAGCTTTTATGATTATGACGACATGATCATTTGGGTGCTGAAGGCTTTCCGCGAGAACGATGAGATCCTGCGCAAATACCAGGAGCGCTATCAATATATTTTGGTGGATGAGTTCCAGGATACCAGCGGGTCGCAGAACGAACTGCTCAAGTTCCTGCTCAATTACTGGGAAACGCCAAACGTATTTGTCGTGGGCGATGATGACCAGTCTATTTTTAAGTTCCAGGGGGCAAACATGAAGAATATTCTTGATTTTGCCGGCGACTATGTAGATACGTTGCACACCGTGGTGCTGAAGCATAATTACCGCTCCAACCAGCACATTTTAGATATATCGGGGGCACTCATCAACAACAATCGCGAACGTTTAACCAGTCAGCTTAAACTGGATAAAAACCTGAAGGCTTCGCACCCGCGCTTTGATAAGCTGGTAATAGAACCCACCATCCAGGAATACGAGAACCCCGCGCAGGAGCTGGTTAATGTTGCCCTGCAGATAAAACAATTAGTGGCCGATGGCACCCAGCCCGGTGAGATAGCGGTGATTTACCGCAATCATAGCCAGGTAGAAGAGCTGCTTACTTATTTGGAGGCGCAAAAAATAGCCGTAAACACCAAGCGGAAGATTGATATCCTGACGGTGCCCTTCGGCGAAAAGATCGTGAACATATTGCGCTATCTCGCTATGGAACTGGATTCTCCTTACAGCGGGGATGAGCTGTTATTTGAGATCCTGCACTATGATCTGTTCAATATAGCACCTATTGAAATTGCAAAGGCCAGTATCGCGGTAGCCAAAGAAAATTTTGCAACGGCAGCAAATAATCAGCCCAAAACATCTTTACGCAGGCACCTTCACGAAACCAAGCTGGTTGCGCAAACAGATCTGTTTAACAAGCAGCCCAATATAGAGATGAAGTACCTCATTAATGATATCGATGAGCTGCTTAAATCTGCCGTTAGCGTAACTGTACAGCAGTTTTTTCAGGATGTGGTGACCAAGATGGGGATCCTTAAATATATCATGCATCAGCAGGATAAAGGTACCCACATGCAGATCCTGACCAGCTTCTTCGATTTTTTGAAAGATGAGAGCCGCAAGAACCCGGAGATCAAATTAGCAGACCTCATCACTACGATAGAACTGATGAAAAAGAACAACATCAGGCTGGAACTGAATAAGGTGATCTTTTCTGATAATGGCATTAACTTTTTAACTGCGCATGGCTCCAAGGGGCTTGAGTTTGAGCATGTGTTCTTTATTGGCTGCGATAAAAAAACCTGGGATGGCAAGGGGCGGAATTACGGTTTCAGTTACCCGGACACCCTGACCAATTCGGCCGGTGACGATATTGCCCAGAAGGAAGAAGCCCGCAGGTTATTTTATGTAGCAATTACCCGTGCCAAGCAATGCCTCAATATTTCTTTTGCAGGCAAGGATGCAAAAGGTAAAGAACAGGAACCCTCGCAGTTTATTGGAGAGATACTGGCAGATACACACCTGCAGCTCAAATTCCCGAAGGTAAACGATGCGGATATGTTCGGTTTTTTTGCTACGCAGTTCAGCGAGGCGGAAAAGCCGGTAGTAGAATTGCTGGACACGAACTACATCAACCAGCTCCTGCAGAATTATACCCTTTCGGTTACGCACCTCAGCAACTATTTAGATTGCCCGCTGCGGTTTTATTTTCAAAGTTTGATCCGGGTGCCATCAGGTAAAAGTCCATCGGCTACCTTCGGGCAGGCAGTACACTGGGCGCTTAATAAGGCTTATCGCAAACTGCCGGAATATGGCAACGAGTTTATGCCGACAGAAGATTTTGTAAAGGAATTCCGTTGGTATATGTACCGTAACCGCGATTCGTTCACCAAAACTGACTTTAAGCTAAGGATAGATTATGGCGACAAGATACTGCCGCCCTACTATGAGCTGAACGTGCCGCTGTGGAATAAAGTTGCGCAAACCGAACGCAGCATAAAAAACATTGAAGTGCAGGGGGTGCCCATAAAAGGTAACCTAGATAAAATAGAATTTAATGGTAAAGACGTTACCATAGTGGATTATAAGACCGGCAAGTACCGCAACGCAAAAGACAAGTTTCAACGGCCCACCAACGACGAGCCGCATGGCGGTGATTACTGGCGGCAGGCGGTGTTCTATAAGATCCTAATCGATAACGACCGCACCAACGACTGGCAGGTGGTAAACACAGTATTTGATTTTGTAGAACCGGTAAGTGAAGAATATTTTAAAGAGAAAGTAGTGATCAGTCCGCAGGATATCGAAGAGGTAACCGGCCAGATCACATCGGTTTATCAAAAGATCCTGAACCATGAGTTTAATGAAGGCTGCGGCAAAAAAGACTGCGACTGGTGCCATTTTGTAAAAAGCAATTTCAAACAGTCTGGTAATATTTTAGAAACAGTAGAAGGAGAGGAAGAAACGGATTAA
- a CDS encoding ribosome biogenesis GTPase Der gives MSNIVAIVGRPNVGKSTLYNRLTESRKAIVDDFSGVTRDRHYGTSEWTDQKFTVIDTGGYVANSEELFEVAIREQVLIAIEEASVILFMVDVTTGITDLDDEIANILRKGKKPVFVVVNKLDNNAQLADATEFYSLGLGEIYTLSSMTGSGTGELLDEVVKHFEDVPFDENERPKYAIVGRPNVGKSSIINALIGVDRNIVTPIAGTTRDSIHIHYKQYGHDFMLIDTAGMRKKTKVKENIEFYSVMRTIKALEEADVVILMIDAVEGLESQDVNLFHLAEKNKKGIVIVVNKWDLIEKNNKTVKAFEDQIKQKIAPFTDVPIVFTSVTEKQRVLKVIDVANQVYANRARKIPTSKLNEVMLPIIENYPPPSLKGKYVKIKYITQIAGQSPMFAFFCNLPQYVKEPYYRFIENQLREHFEFSGAPIQVWFRQK, from the coding sequence ATGAGCAATATAGTAGCTATAGTAGGCAGGCCCAACGTTGGCAAATCCACTTTATACAACCGTTTAACCGAAAGCCGTAAAGCTATTGTTGACGATTTTAGCGGTGTAACCCGCGACAGGCATTACGGTACCAGCGAATGGACCGACCAGAAATTTACCGTTATTGATACCGGCGGCTATGTAGCCAATTCGGAAGAATTGTTTGAAGTGGCCATTCGCGAGCAGGTTTTGATCGCAATCGAGGAAGCCTCCGTTATCCTTTTTATGGTAGATGTTACTACAGGCATTACCGATCTGGACGACGAGATAGCCAATATCCTGCGTAAAGGCAAAAAGCCGGTATTTGTTGTGGTGAACAAGCTGGATAATAACGCCCAGCTGGCTGATGCCACCGAGTTTTACAGCCTGGGTTTGGGCGAGATCTATACGTTATCATCTATGACGGGCAGCGGCACCGGCGAATTGCTGGATGAAGTGGTTAAGCATTTTGAAGATGTTCCGTTTGATGAGAACGAGCGCCCTAAATATGCCATAGTCGGCCGCCCTAACGTTGGTAAATCATCTATTATCAATGCTTTGATAGGCGTGGACCGTAATATCGTTACGCCCATTGCCGGCACCACCCGTGATAGTATCCACATCCATTATAAACAGTATGGTCATGATTTTATGCTGATCGATACCGCCGGGATGCGGAAAAAGACCAAGGTAAAAGAGAACATTGAATTTTACTCGGTAATGCGTACCATCAAAGCTTTGGAAGAAGCTGATGTAGTGATCCTGATGATCGATGCGGTAGAAGGTTTGGAATCTCAGGATGTAAACCTGTTCCACCTGGCCGAGAAAAATAAAAAGGGTATTGTTATCGTGGTGAACAAATGGGATTTGATAGAGAAAAATAATAAAACCGTTAAAGCATTTGAAGACCAGATCAAACAGAAAATAGCACCTTTTACTGATGTACCTATCGTTTTTACCTCGGTAACCGAGAAACAGCGTGTACTAAAAGTGATTGATGTGGCGAACCAGGTTTACGCTAACCGCGCCCGCAAGATCCCAACCTCTAAATTAAATGAGGTAATGCTGCCGATCATCGAGAACTATCCGCCGCCATCATTAAAAGGCAAATACGTAAAAATCAAATACATTACCCAGATAGCGGGCCAGTCGCCCATGTTTGCGTTCTTCTGTAACCTGCCGCAGTACGTAAAAGAACCGTATTACCGCTTTATAGAAAACCAGCTGCGCGAGCATTTTGAGTTTTCCGGTGCCCCCATCCAGGTGTGGTTCAGGCAGAAGTAG
- a CDS encoding GTPase Era yields the protein MAHRAGFVSIIGKPNAGKSTLMNALVGEKMSIITPKAQTTRHRILGIVNEEDYQIVFSDTPGIIKPHYALHESMMHQVDGSIVDADLILMVTDIHEEYNEEDVLKKLAGSTAPLVVLVNKIDQSEEAEVKEKVDYWQEKLNPKAVFAISALHDHNIKAIMDFILENLPEHPAYYEKDALTDRNDRFFASEMIRAQIFKQYKKEIPYSTEVIVTAFVEGEKLHRISAEIIVERDSQKNIIIGEGGKMLKIVGTYARRDMEDFFQKKIFLETFVKVIPDWRSKKNYLKKFGYE from the coding sequence ATGGCACACAGGGCAGGTTTTGTAAGTATAATTGGTAAACCCAATGCGGGTAAGTCAACCCTTATGAACGCCCTGGTGGGCGAAAAAATGTCTATCATCACCCCAAAAGCACAGACAACCCGTCATCGTATTTTGGGTATTGTGAACGAAGAGGATTACCAGATTGTATTCTCGGATACGCCGGGTATCATTAAACCGCATTATGCATTGCACGAAAGTATGATGCACCAGGTAGATGGCTCCATTGTGGATGCCGACCTGATATTGATGGTGACCGATATTCACGAGGAGTACAATGAAGAAGACGTACTTAAAAAGCTGGCCGGTTCTACCGCGCCCCTGGTAGTGCTGGTAAATAAGATAGACCAGAGCGAGGAAGCTGAAGTAAAAGAAAAGGTGGATTACTGGCAGGAGAAGCTAAACCCCAAAGCGGTGTTTGCCATCTCGGCCCTGCATGATCATAACATAAAAGCCATCATGGATTTTATATTAGAGAACCTGCCCGAGCACCCGGCCTATTACGAGAAAGACGCGCTTACCGACCGTAATGACCGCTTCTTTGCATCGGAGATGATTCGTGCGCAGATCTTTAAACAATACAAAAAAGAAATTCCTTACAGTACCGAGGTAATAGTTACCGCTTTTGTAGAAGGCGAAAAACTGCACCGCATAAGTGCCGAGATCATTGTAGAACGCGATTCGCAAAAAAATATCATCATTGGGGAAGGCGGCAAAATGCTGAAGATAGTTGGCACTTACGCCCGCCGCGATATGGAAGATTTTTTCCAGAAGAAGATCTTCCTGGAAACGTTTGTAAAAGTTATCCCCGACTGGCGCAGCAAAAAAAATTACCTGAAAAAATTCGGGTACGAATAA
- a CDS encoding glyoxalase gives MKAINPWINFNGNAEEAFTFYQSVFGGEFKKVVRFKDLASDEFQVPENEANKIMHIALPIGSNNVLLANDVPEFMGRVNERENRSKIAVSAESREEATQVFNGLSAGGEVEGPIGDSPWGTYAGMFRDKYGIEWIVEYDPGA, from the coding sequence ATGAAAGCAATTAATCCATGGATCAACTTTAATGGCAATGCCGAAGAAGCATTTACATTTTACCAATCAGTTTTTGGCGGAGAGTTTAAAAAGGTCGTTCGCTTTAAAGACCTTGCGAGCGATGAATTTCAGGTGCCCGAAAATGAGGCTAACAAAATTATGCACATAGCGCTGCCTATCGGGAGTAACAATGTGTTGTTAGCCAATGATGTTCCAGAGTTTATGGGGAGGGTAAACGAACGTGAAAACAGGTCTAAAATTGCGGTGAGTGCAGAGAGCCGCGAAGAAGCCACGCAGGTATTTAACGGATTATCTGCAGGCGGGGAAGTGGAAGGGCCGATAGGCGATAGCCCCTGGGGCACCTACGCCGGGATGTTCAGAGACAAATATGGTATTGAATGGATAGTTGAATATGACCCAGGCGCATGA
- a CDS encoding ATPase translates to MNNDLLFDFNVDKKAKTVYITRQFNAAQSLVWDAFTKAELLDQWGAPAPMRAKTRYMEFKVGGRRVYAMVSPDGQERWAVQDFTAITPKTNFKMYNAFADKDENRELPGSEWDYHFSEKNGITKVDITIYNESFERLEKLLEGFKIGFNMTLKNLEDLLANLSRK, encoded by the coding sequence ATGAACAACGATTTGCTATTTGATTTTAACGTTGATAAAAAAGCCAAAACGGTTTATATCACCCGGCAGTTTAATGCCGCACAATCTTTGGTATGGGATGCCTTCACCAAAGCCGAATTGCTGGACCAATGGGGCGCACCTGCACCCATGCGCGCAAAAACCAGGTATATGGAATTTAAAGTTGGGGGGCGCAGGGTTTACGCAATGGTAAGCCCCGACGGGCAGGAGCGTTGGGCAGTACAGGATTTTACTGCAATTACCCCGAAAACTAATTTTAAAATGTATAACGCTTTTGCCGATAAGGACGAAAACCGTGAACTGCCGGGTTCGGAGTGGGACTACCACTTCAGTGAAAAAAATGGCATAACTAAAGTTGACATTACCATTTACAATGAATCATTCGAGCGGTTGGAGAAATTGTTGGAAGGCTTTAAAATAGGTTTCAATATGACCCTTAAAAACCTGGAAGATTTGCTTGCTAATTTATCCCGGAAGTAA
- a CDS encoding transcriptional regulator translates to MKQDIFQAIADPTRRAILTLIAIQALTPNTMAEKFDMSRQAVSKHIKVLQACELIRPEPVGREIYYHFNAKKMLEFDNWLAQFRQNWETQFNQLDQLLTTIKEQK, encoded by the coding sequence GTGAAACAGGATATATTTCAGGCAATAGCCGACCCAACACGCAGGGCTATTTTAACTTTAATTGCAATACAGGCTTTAACGCCAAATACGATGGCAGAAAAATTTGATATGAGCCGGCAGGCTGTGTCAAAACATATAAAAGTGTTACAAGCCTGCGAACTGATTAGACCCGAGCCCGTAGGCAGAGAGATTTATTATCACTTCAACGCCAAAAAAATGTTGGAGTTTGACAACTGGTTGGCCCAGTTCAGGCAGAACTGGGAAACGCAATTTAATCAGCTTGACCAATTATTGACAACAATTAAAGAACAGAAATAA